From the genome of Aspergillus fumigatus Af293 chromosome 1, whole genome shotgun sequence, one region includes:
- a CDS encoding BAG family molecular chaperone regulator — MNLHPLHITQSSVGERCASYITAISDTLAQRIISPLLSSKASSSLRTLNLQPDWALAPADPPTAALTVFACAIALVAMSWRFSDLWRRSPYPAAKTTPTHISDGDYTYLTPEDIVDRPSGYAGAEEDEPDTLLLKHRKNTYALHFPAYAINDGALSVGELRRRAAEVTRTPNPARIKLLYKGKLLDDDSVPCRAEGLKQQSEVLCVVSEVQPGESTPSEGSEAEAGAEKADEAPRLDEVQSGGERRKRNRNRNKKKKGKGRIKTADAAADDADGLAPPAEPPRPSSAGGSSSLPAPSPNLKVLRTPLEQANALITYLRTELLPLCEAYVAHPPTDPKARDFEHKKLSETILAQVILKADGIEPDGDEIARNARKALVKEAQAALNRLDQAARE, encoded by the coding sequence ATGAACCTCCACCCATTACACATTACTCAGTCCTCCGTGGGCGAGAGGTGTGCTTCATATATCACAGCGATCAGTGATACACTTGCCCAACGAATCATTTCGCCTCTTCTGTCCTCCaaagcatcatcttccctGCGCACTTTAAACCTTCAACCCGACTGGGCCCTCGCTCCTGCAGATCCTCCTACTGCCGCTCTCACCGTCTTCGCCTGTGCGATTGCACTCGTCGCCATGAGCTGGCGATTCAGCGATCTCTGGCGCCGCTCCCCCTATCCGGCTGCCAAGACCACGCCGACGCATATCAGCGACGGCGACTACACCTACCTCACGCCGGAGGATATCGTGGACCGGCCGTCGGGTTACGCGGGTgcggaggaagacgagccaGATACCCTTCTTCTCAAGCATCGCAAGAATACCTACGCCTTGCATTTCCCCGCGTACGCCATCAATGACGGGGCGCTCAGCGTGGGCGAGTTGAGGCGCCGGGCGGCGGAGGTCACGCGCACACCTAACCCGGCGCGCATCAAATTACTCTACAAGGGGAAGTTGTTGGATGATGACTCGGTGCCGTGCCGGGCTGAGGGCCTCAAGCAGCAGTCGGAAGTACTGTGTGTTGTTTCGGAGGTGCAGCCTGGTGAGAGCACCCCCAGTGAAGGctcggaggcggaggcgggGGCGGAAAAAGCCGATGAGGCTCCCCGTCTAGACGAGGTGCAGAGCGGCGGGGAgcgaaggaagagaaaccGGAATagaaacaagaagaagaagggcaagggcCGGATTAAGACTGCTGATGCGGCTGCTGATGATGCGGACGGGCTTGCTCCGCCGGCGGAACCCCCGCGACCGTCCTCTGCAGGGGGCTCGTCATCGTTACCGGCGCCGTCTCCTAACCTGAAAGTCTTACGCACCCCGCTCGAGCAAGCCAATGCGTTGATCACATACCTGCGGACGGAGCTACTGCCCCTCTGCGAGGCGTATGTCGCTCATCCACCTACTGATCCCAAGGCACGCGATTTCGAGCACAAGAAGCTGAGTGAAACGATCCTGGCACAGGTCATTCTCAAAGCGGACGGAATCGAGCCGGACGGTGATGAGATTGCTCGGAATGCGCGTAAAGCTCTGGTCAAGGAGGCGCAGGCGGCTCTCAACAGACTAGACCAAGCTGCAAGGGAGTGA
- a CDS encoding glutaredoxin, producing MSAAKTKAQNLINENAVVVFSKSYCPYCNASKKTLKDLGAKFYALELDEIDDGREIQNALYEMTQQRTVPNIFIGQKHIGGNSELQAKSAQLPALLKEAGAL from the exons ATGTCGGCCGCAAAGACCAAAGCTCAGAATCTGATCAACGAGAATGCCGTTG TGGTCTTCTCGAAATCCTACTGCCCCTACTGCAATGCCAGCAAGAAGACGCTCAAGGACCTAGGTGCCAAGTTTTATGCTCTGGAGTTGGATGAGATTG acGACGGAAGAGAGATTCAGAATGCGCTGTATGAAATGACGCAGCAGCGGACTGTGCCGAATATCTTTATCGGGCAGAAGCACATTGGTGGGAACTCGGAGTTGCAGGCCAAGTCTGCGCAGTTGCCGGCTttgttgaaggaggcagGTGCGTTGTAG
- a CDS encoding chalcone isomerase domain-containing protein: protein MAATSSIQGSLPWRTCGRCLRRQYLQSNYLPSTGRFLSTVRPLRTTAKNPLRSSGNARTREAEIAQYRRSMTLSAAGIAACAVAMYGVIKMDLFGLSQLEETKSANNNNADNGALKLDGPDGFPSSPSVIRIQGQDGVEQVATGTSTVPHFPSTIRLPRSIDDPSLKSGEDLPAGPGVEEDEYQLLGLGIRTVSFLQIQVYVVGLYVAKADISELQQRLLRTAVNPPGRDSVISDTPGATSATSLVSTERQGLKELLLDPEMGEAAWTQILKQDGLRTAFRIVPTRNTDFLHLRDGWVRGVTARAQKANAKAKEGGAGAPSEFEDESFGAAMNEFKSLFGGGQRKSVPKGQTLLLVRNARGELNALFHPDPAKPMRFLGRVADERISRLVWLNYLAGKTVSSEGARQSVVDGVMGIVERPVGTVTLKVV, encoded by the coding sequence ATGGCAGCAACATCTTCGATACAAGGATCTTTGCCCTGGCGTACTTGTGGCCGGTGTCTCCGGCGCCAATATCTCCAATCGAATTACCTACCCTCCACCGGCCGTTTTCTCTCGACCGTCCGCCCCCTCCGAACCACTGCGAAGAACCCGCTTCGATCGTCAGGAAATGCGCGCACACGCGAGGCAGAGATCGCACAATACCGGCGGTCGATGACTCTGTCTGCGGCTGGCATCGCTGCCTGTGCCGTAGCCATGTATGGAGTCATCAAAATGGACCTGTTTGGTCTTTCTCAGCTTGAGGAGACAAAGTCAgcgaacaacaacaatgcgGACAACGGAGCGCTAAAGCTGGACGGTCCAGACGGCTTCCCAAGTAGCCCGTCGGTGATCCGCATCCAAGGACAAGACGGTGTCGAGCAGGTCGCCACCGGCACGAGCACCGTCCCTCACTTCCCCAGCACGATCCGACTCCCCAGATCCATCGACGACCCCTCCCTCAAGTCTGGAGAAGACCTTCCCGCGGGTCCTGGcgtggaagaagacgaatACCAGCTCCTGGGCCTGGGGATCCGCACCgtctccttcctccagatccagGTGTACGTGGTCGGCCTGTACGTGGCCAAGGCGGATATTTCGGAActgcagcagcggctgcTCCGCACGGCAGTGAACCCGCCCGGGCGGGACAGCGTGATCAGCGATACTCCGGGAGCTACGTCGGCTACGTCGCTGGTCTCGACCGAGCGGCAAgggctgaaggagctgcttcTGGATCCGGAGATGGGCGAGGCCGCTTGGAcccagatcctcaagcaggATGGGCTGCGCACGGCATTCCGGATCGTGCCGACGCGCAACACGGACTTCTTGCATCTGCGGGACGGCTGGGTGCGGGGCGTCACGGCGCGAGCGCAAAAGGCTAATGCAAAGGCCAAGGAGGGCGGCGCAGGCGCTCCCAGCGAGTTCGAGGATGAGTCGTTTGGGGCTGCGATGAATGAATTCAAGAGTCTGTTTGGGGGTGGGCAGCGGAAGAGTGTCCCCAAGGGGCAGACCTTGCTTCTGGTACGGAATGCCCGCGGGGAGCTGAATGCGCTGTTCCATCCTGATCCCGCGAAGCCGATGCGCTTCCTTGGTCGGGTGGCTGACGAGCGCATCAGTCGGCTGGTGTGGTTGAATTACCTGGCCGGGAAGACGGTCTCCAGCGAGGGAGCGCGCCAAAGTGTGGTGGATGGGGTCATGGGGATTGTGGAAAGACCGGTTGGAACCGTAACTCTGAAGGTTGTTTGA
- a CDS encoding BRcat and Rcat domain-containing protein, which produces MEAIYGFDRMSIDEPAPEAPAEAPAEEPVVIRPCAYCSEDIEGEQVRPCKECGCYCCTECIRQIFLMACKDEAQMPPRCCQPIPLAVARRHLSDEEIALYKLKFEEWRTVNRCYCPVSTCSGFIPPSYIQQQWKNLVASSGFYRQLAASGATPSLPVSPLYISFPVLCPKCFAQVCWKCKKLYHHGSTCQASDIDPELAQTLQNLGIKRCPKCRAAVRRMLGCRHMQCRCGAQWCWYCCRAIEVCKANICDKGREAEIDVHEDNAEEIATQVDEGEAKEEEDEDEDAEGDSDDEAYWSRYGGWISDPDETDDEQNDQAAYEDDDNKNQAPEMPLARPVEHNHFAAEAGSDVDLDARSDWEEDSDIFGTEPDGSRLDPFDCNHDFAMIIDNSEVENSEYEYECENCWRRIFPRETLIPGSLWEQIQSEDTSPTAQLIASMTVVERSDAQMYLCRNCKFRLCGPCRAGYGNFEF; this is translated from the coding sequence ATGGAAGCTATCTATGGCTTCGATCGGATGTCCATAGACGAGCCCGCCCCGGAGGCGCCGGCAGAAGCACCAGCAGAAGAACCAGTAGTGATACGTCCTTGTGCTTACTGCAGCGAGGATATTGAAGGTGAACAAGTACGACCTTGCAAAGAATGCGGTTGTTATTGCTGCACAGAGTGCATCCGACAAATTTTCCTGATGGCTTGCAAGGATGAAGCCCAGATGCCGCCCCGCTGCTGCCAGCCCATTCCGCTGGCTGTTGCACGCAGACATCTttctgatgaggagatcgCCTTGTACAAGTTGAAATTTGAGGAGTGGAGAACAGTCAACCGCTGCTATTGCCCCGTTTCCACCTGCTCCGGCTTCATTCCCCCCAGCTACATACAGCAACAATGGAAGAATCTTGTGGCTTCCAGCGGCTTTTATAGGCAGTTGGCAGCCAGTGGGGCTACACCGTCTCTTCCAGTAAGCCCGTTGTACATCTCATTCCCCGTGCTCTGCCCGAAGTGCTTTGCTCAGGTATGTTGGAAATGCAAGAAACTGTACCACCACGGCTCGACTTGTCAGGCGTCGGATATCGACCCTGAATTGGCGCAGACTTTGCAAAACCTGGGAATTAAACGATGCCCCAAGTGCCGTGCTGCAGTCCGAAGGATGCTTGGCTGTCGTCACATGCAGTGCCGTTGCGGTGCACAATGGTGCTGGTATTGTTGCCGGGCTATCGAGGTCTGCAAAGCGAATATTTGTGACAAGGGGCGGGAGGCCGAGATAGATGTTCATGAGGACAATGCTGAGGAGATTGCCACTCAGGTTGACGAGGGAGAGGctaaagaagaggaggacgaggacgaggacgctGAGGGTGACTCTGATGATGAGGCTTATTGGAGTCGTTATGGTGGCTGGATATCTGATCCAGATGAGACAGACGATGAGCAAAACGACCAGGCAGCGtacgaggatgatgacaacaAGAATCAAGCGCCTGAAATGCCGCTCGCTAGACCTGTCGAGCACAATCACTTTGCTGCTGAGGCCGGTAGCGATGTCGACCTTGACGCTAGGTCTGACTGGGAGGAGGATTCGGACATCTTCGGGACCGAACCTGATGGCTCAAGGCTGGATCCTTTTGACTGCAATCACGATTTTGCCATGATAATTGATAATTCCGAAGTCGAGAACTCTGAGTATGAGTACGAATGCGAAAACTGCTGGCGCAGGATCTTTCCCAGAGAGACCTTGATCCCGGGTTCCCTCTGGGAACAGATCCAATCCGAAGACACTTCACCCACTGCACAGCTGATTGCATCAATGACTGTTGTTGAGCGCTCTGATGCACAGATGTACTTATGCAGAAATTGTAAGTTCAGACTCTGTGGTCCATGTCGCGCTGGTTACGGGAATTTTGAGTTTTGA
- a CDS encoding putative alpha-L-rhamnosidase B — protein MTSLHFFNVVLSLLALFPVVLAQTCWRNTTCSGPKDSAFEGPWERGIYAPSSRTVRPKKVLSITDLSLSSAYAQAMPATLHGNGSLVIFDFGIEVGGIVTLNYTSSGSGALGIAFTEAKNWIGEWSDSSNGAFKGPDGALYANFTQAGKGSYTMPDEALRGGFRYMTVFLVTNESAKVQIEDVSLEISFQPTWSNLRAYQGYFHSNDELLNRIWYSGAYTLQTNSVPVNTGRQVPMMHNGWANNATLGPGDTIIVDGAKRDRAVWPGDMGIAVPSVFVSTGDLESVKNALQIMYNTQNTTTGAFDESGPPLSQKNSDTYHMWTMIGTYNYVLFSNDTDFLLTNWEKYQAAMDFIYGKVDEKSGLLIVTGTRDWARWQQGYNNSEAQMILYHTLKTGAQLAEWAESTHSLSHTWNTRAENLKTAINQYCWDDAYGAFNDNATATSLHPQDANSMALLFGIVNETRAASISERLTDNWTPIGAVAPELPKNISPFISSFEIQGHFAAGQPTRALELIRRSWGWYFNNPNGTESTVIEGYLANGTFGYRSSRGYSYDASYVSHAHGWSAGPTSALTNYIVGLSITSRGGLTWKIAPQFGDLKSAEAGFTTLLGKYKASWKRNPKGYTLQFSVPQGTRGTLTLPYVTSLKKPSITIDGHDIKRGLIYENETVTITMTGGGSHYVLVR, from the exons ATGACGAGCTTGCACTTTTTTAATGTGGTTCTGAGCCTTCTAGCTCTATTTCCCGTCGTTCTGGCACAAACATGCTGGAGGAACACGACTTGTTCAGGGCCAAAAGACAGTGCGTTCGAAGGGCCATGGGAACGGGGCATTTAtgcgccttcttcaaggaccGTTCGTCCTAAGAAGGTTCTGTCCATCACCGACTTGAGCCTGAGCTCAGCTTATGCACAAGCGATGCCGGCCACTCTCCATGGCAATGGGTCACTTGTCATATTCGACTTTGGCATCGAAGTCGGCGGTATCGTCACTCTGAATTATACCTCCTCAGGTAGTGGAGCGTTAGGAATAGCGTTTACAGAGGCCAAGAACTGGATAGGCGAGTGGTCAGATTCGTCCAACGGCGCATTCAAGGGTCCTGATGGGGCACTATACGCAAACTTCACTCAGGCTGGAAAGGGCTCGTATACAATGCCGGACGAAGCCTTGCGTGGGGGGTTCCGATACATGACAGTTTTCCTGGTCACGAATGAATCTGCCAAGGTTCAGATCGAGGACGTGAGCTTGGAAATTAGCTTCCAGCCGACGTGGTCAAATTTGCGAGCCTACCAGGGCTACTTCCACTCGAACGACGAGCTGCTCAATCGAATCTGGTACAGCGGCGCCTATACCCTGCAAACCAACTCTGTCCCAGTCAACACTGGTCGTCAAGTCCCTATGATGCATAATGGATGGGCCAATAATGCAACTTTGGGCCCTGGTGATACCATCATTGTCGACGGGGCTAAAAGAGACCGCGCAGTTTGGCCCGGTGACATGGGAATTGCTGTTCCGTCTGTATTTGTCAGTACAGGCGATTTGGAGAGTGTTAAGAATGCTCTCCAGATCATGTACAACACGCAA AATACAACGACAGGTGCTTTCGACGAATCGGGGCCACCACTCAGTCAAAAGAACTCGGATACCTACCATATGTGGACGATGATCGGAACCTACAATTACGTGCTATTCTCCAATGATACCGACTTCCTTTTAACCAATTGGGAGAAATATCAAGCTGCCATGGACTTCATCTATGGAAAGGTGGATGAAAAGTCGGGGTTACTGATCGTCACTGGGACACGAGATTGGGCTCGATGGCAACAGGGATATAACAACTCAGAAGCGCAGATGAT ATTATACCATACTCTGAAGACGGGAGCACAGCTGGCTGAGTGGGCAGAGAGCACGCATTCTCTCTCACACACGTGGAACACTAGAGCAGAGAATCTCAAGACGGCTATTAATCAATACTGCTGGGACGATGCATATGGAGCGTTCAATGACAATGCGACAGCCACGAGTCTTCATCCCCAGGACGCAAATAGCATGGCATTGCTTTTCGGCATTGTCAACGAGACACGCGCAGCAAGTATTTCCGAGAGGCTGACAGATAATTGGACCCCCATCGGTGCCGTTGCGCCAGAGCTTCCCAAGAATATCTCTCCATTCATTTCGTCGTTTGAGATCCAAGGTCATTTTGCCGCTGGCCAGCCCACCAGAGCGCTCGAGCTCATTCGGCGAAGCTGGGGGTGGTATTTCAACAATCCCAATGGCACAGAGAGCACTGTCATCGAGGGATACCTCGCCAACGGCACCTTTGGCTACAGATCTAGTCGCGGTTACTCATACGATGCCTCCTATGTCTCGCATGCACATGGGTGGTCCGCAGGGCCGACGTCTGCCCTGACAAACTACATCGTTGGTCTTTCCATTACATCGCGGGGAGGGTTGACTTGGAAAATTGCGCCGCAATTTGGAGATCTCAAGTCTGCCGAGGCCGGATTTACAACATTACTGGGGAAGTACAAGGCGTCCTGGAAGAGAAACCCAAAGGGATACACGCTGCAATTCTCAGTTCCTCAAGGGACAAGGGGAACCCTCACGTTGCCATATGTGACAAGTCTAAAGAAACCTTCCATCACGATTGATGGACACGACATCAAAAGGGGGTTGATATATGAGAATGAAACCGTAACCATCACGATGACAGGAGGAGGATCACACTATGTCCTTGTTAGATAG
- a CDS encoding putative extracellular exo-polygalacturonase encodes MRPSIISLVALSLFLGLAYAGGVEEDKRDNVCTVKANGKQKDDVPNLLRAFNECGNGGTIIFPEDQSYWIGARLNPVLNDVSVQWRGKWTFSDNFDYWRNNSFPVAFQNHRAGFLLVDSTSPLMDTVPEASMATAIRDIPQKRASHNLDRCRSSFGTSMKLMSGTFVKDPPLWSLNIINGTNMRFNSIYCNATSVDAPYGHNWVRNTDGFDTMDAVNIQPTNFVYQGGDDCIAIKPRSYNIDIEDVTCVGGNGIAIGSLDQYLEDSNVENVRVDKLNVAPLQTDYCLHAQLRVYKNMGRLSGAPKLIRKRWSPSQWRLGQCYTSGGTSVTSKVSCSEVHPCYNIEFDNVVLYSGKNASSPRTGSCKYTANGGVHGLAGCWLSWREIVEIVSSSLRRNTDNIPSLECYQRHREPCRV; translated from the exons ATGCGGCCTTCGATAATCTCCCTCGTCGCTCTCTCACTTTTTCTCGGGCTGGCGTACGCTGGCGGCGTTGAAGAGGACAAACGAGACAATGTCTGTACCGTCAAAGCAAATGGAAAGCAGAAGGATGATGTGCCAAACCTTCTTAGGGCTTTCAATGAATGCGGAAATGGAGGCACAATCATCTTTCCTGAAGATCAGTCATATTGGATTGGGGCGAGACTTAATCCTGTTCTGAATGATGTCTCAGTGCAATGGAGAGGAAAGTGGACA TTCTCGGACAATTTCGACTACTGGCGCAACAACTCCTTTCCTGTTGCCTTCCAAAACCATCGCGCGGGCTTCTTATTAGTGGACTCAACATCACCATTGATGGATACGGTACCGGAGGCATCTATGGCAACGGCAATACGTGATATACCGCAGAAAAGGGCGTCACACAACCTGGACCGATGCCGTTCTTCTTTTGGAACGTCTATGAAGTTAATGTCGGGAACTTTTGTGAAAGACCCGCCTCTCTGGAGTCTCAATATTATAAACGGCACGAACATGCGGTTCAACAGCATCTACTGTAACGCAACATCAGTAGATGCGCCGTACGGCCACAACTGGGTGCGGAATACGGATGGATTTG ATACCATGGATGCTGTGAACATCCAACCCACCAATTTCGTGTACCAAGGTGGGGATGACTGCATCGCCATCAAGCCTCGATCGTACAACATCGACATCGAGGATGTGACATGCGTTGGCGGAAATGGCATTGCCATTGGTAGTCTTGACCAATATCTCGAGGACTCCAACGTGGAGAATGTCCGTGTGGATAAGTTGAATGTAGCGCCTCTGCAGACGGATTACTGCCT ACATGCACAACTCCGCGTATATAAAAACATGGGTCGGCTCTCTGGTGCTCCAAAGCTCATACGAAAGCGCTGGTCTCCCTCGCAGTGGAGGCTGGGGCAAT GCTACACAAGCGGTGGTACCAGTGTCACATCGAAGGTCTCTTGCTCCGAGGTTCATCCTTGTTACAACATCGAATTTGACAACGTGGTCCTCTATTCTGGCAAAAATGCATCGAGTCCTAGGACAGGATCCTGTAAATATACCGCAAACGGAGGTGTCCATGGGCTGGCGGGATGTTGGCTGAGTTGGCGAGAAATAGTCGAAATCGTATCTAGTTCATTGAGGAGAAATACTGACAACATACCATCTTTGGAGTGTTACCAACGTCACAGAGAGCCATGCCGCGTATAG